ACGCAGAACGCCAACCTGGCCAGCAACGCAACGACAGGCGGCATCGGGTTCATCGTCGGGGGCGCCATCGAGGACACGGGGAACATGTACGTGTACTCCAGTTACGGGTTCGTGTCCGTGTTCAACACCGCCACCGGCGCGCAGGTGCGCCCCCCGACCAGGATCACCTACCCCACCTCGTTCGTGCCGACCAGCACCGGCACCAACGGCGACATCGTACTCGGCGCAGGAAACCAGCTGTACATCCTGGTGGAGGGCCGGCTGAACAGCGGCGTGTCCGGCAGTCACCTGATTCCCATCGGTGACAACCTGGTTGCCGGGACGCCCGTGCCCATCACGGTCGGCGGCGCGGCCATCAGCGGCTTCAACGGCCTGGCGATCGAACCGTTCCGCGTGCAGGGCAACACGACCATCATCGCCGAGACGTTCTACGTGTCCAGCAGCACCAACCTGTACCGCATGACCCCGGACGGCAAGGCCACTAGCATCGAGCAGGGCAACCAGGGCATCACCGACCTCGCGTCCTGCAACGTGCTGCCTGACCGGCCCACCCTGCAAAAATCCTTCGATCCGCCGTTCCTGGCCGGTACGGGCGGCGTCAGCCGGCTGACCATCACCGTCGGCAACAACAACAGCGGCCCGATCGCGCTGTACACCGATCTGGTGGACCCCCTGCCCAGCAGCCCCTCGCAGATGACGTTCGCGCCGAACCCCAACCCCAGCGGCACCTGCGGCAACGCGCAGATCGTCCTGACCACCAGCCCCCCGGAACTGCGCATCAAGGCCGGGTCGTACATCCCGGTCGGCGGCTGCGTGCTGCAGGTGAACGTGACCGTCCCAGTGGCCGGCACGTACCAGAACGTCATTCTGGGCAGCACCGTGATCACCAGCGCCAACGTGATTCAGGAGGAAGCGAGAGCCACGCTGTACGACGCCGTGCGGGTGACCAAGACCTTCTCACCAGCGGCACTGGCGCCCGGCCAGACGACCACCCTGACTGTCACGCTGACCAACGGGAACTCTGCACCCACCAAGGCCGCGACCCTGACCCTGGAAGACCGGGTCGCGGAAACGACCGGCCTGCCCGGCTTGACCCTGGGCACGTTCAGCAGCAATAGCTGTGGCGGGTCGGTCAGCACGGCGGGCGGCGTACTCACCCTCACCGGGGGCACCCTGCCGGCCGGGGCGACCTGCACGGTGACCCTGCCCGTCACCCTGGGGGCCGCCACGGCCAGCGGGAAGTACACCAACGTGATTCAACCCACGCAGGTGTCGGCCACCTTCAACGACACCGTCCGGGACTCGGTCGTGAACGGAGCGGCCGCCGCCACGGCCGACGTCACCGTCGCGCCGTTCGCGCTGGTCAGCAGCGCCGTGCGGACCACGCAGAGCCCCGCCACCGTCACCAACCCGCACCGCCTGACGCCCGGCGTGACCGGACCCGTCACCTTCACGTTCACGCCCCCCGCCGGGTCACGCATGACGTACCTGCTGTGGTACGACGTGAACGGCGACGGTCAGGTGGACCCGGCCGATCAGGCGGTCATTCCCGCCGGGCGGACCACTGGCACCCTGAACGTCACGGGCAGTTTCCCCACCCGCCCGGACGGGACCCCCGCCGACGTGAACCTGCTCGTGCAGGTGCTCGTGCCCCCCGGACTGGCCCAGGGCGTCACGGAAGTCCTGACCCTGGGTGCCAGCCAGACGACAGGCGGCGCGACCCGCACGGCCCAGCTGACCGACACCACCATCGTCGGTCAGAGTGGCGCGGCGGGCGGCAGCCTGAACCTCAGCAAGCTCGTGCGGAACCTCACGGCGGGCGGCACGTTCAGCCTGAACGCCAGCACCGGCGGCGTGGGCGACCTGCTCGAGTACTGCATCAACTACCTCAACCAGGGCGTCGGCACGCTCAGCGAGGTCGTCATGACCGACCCCGTCCCCTACTTCACGGCGCCCCAGCTCACAGGCTACGGCGCCAGTCAGGGCGTCCGCTGGGTGAAGGGAGTCAGCGTGCAGCCCGGCCAGACGGCCACGCCCGGCACGAACAGCGACAACCTGACCAGCGCCGCCGACACCGACGCCGGCACCCTGAGCGCCGCCCCCGGCCGCCTGAGCGTCACCATCGGCACCCTCGCCGGAGGCGAACAGGGCGCCGTGTGCTACCGCGTCATGATCAAGTGATCAAGGGCAGACTGCCGGGCCCTCCCGTATCCTGCCGGTCATGGCCGACCCCCTGACAGATCTGTACCTGATGCTGCGAGTACTGGGAGCCTGCGTGCTGTGCGGCCTGATCGGCTGGGAACGGGAACTGTGGCAGAAGAGTGCCGGTATCCGCACGCAGATGCTGGTGGGCGGCAGTTCCGCCCTGTTCGTGGTGCTCGCCGAGGGCCTGATCATTCAGTTCGGAGGAGAAAATTCCGCCGTGCGCTTCGACCTGGTGGGCGTCCTGGGAGCCGTGGTAAGCGGCGTGGCGTTCCTGGGAGCCGGGACCATCTTCTCATCCGGGAAGGAGCAGCGCCGGGGCCTGACCACGGCCGCCAGCCTGCTGGCCTCCGCCGGAATCGGGGTCGCATGTGGCCTCACGCACTACGTCCTGGCCGTGGGGTCCACCCTGATCTTCCTGTTCGTCGTCAACAACCCACGACTGAAGTCGCGGGCTTGTGACTCCCCTCAGCCTCAACTGCAGAGCGAACTCCGCCTTCAGCGTCATAGAGGGTCACGTCTTCAGCCTCTCGGCTGGGGATGGCTGACAAGCATCCCGAAAGATCCTGCTGTTCCTGCTCCTGTTTCCACTGCCACGCCCGCAGCCCCACATTCACTGCCCCGACAATGTCCGCATGCTCCGCAAAGCCGCAGTTCACGCACGTGAACTGCTCCCCACCCTGGAGCCGGTTCTCCCGGCTGACATGCGTGCACTGCGGGCAAGTCTGCGACGTGTACTGGGGATCCACGGCGATCACCAGCGATCCGGCCAGCGGCGCTTTATACGTCACCATCGCCCGGAGCTGCGCGTAACTCCACGTGGAGCGCACCCGGTTCGCGTGGCGTTGTTTCTTCGATGCATGCGGGTTGGAACGGCGTTCGGTGCGTTCCCTGATCTGGGCGAGTTCTTCCATCCCGATCAGGGCGAGAGGATTGGCGTCAATGATCTGACGGGCGAGGACGTGGTTGCGCTGGGCCGTGAACCGTCTCTCCCGGGCGCTGATGGAGACGAGTCTCCGTCTGGCGCTTCGGGTGCCTTTGGCCTGCAACTTCGTCCGGAGGTGCTGGTAGTGATCGGCTTTCTGTCGGTGGGCACTCCCTTCAAACATGGTGACTGTTCCGTCTGCGCCGGGGTTCATGACCTTCGTCACTGCGTGGTAGCGCTGCCCGACGTCTACGCCAACGACCTGTTTGAGTTCCCGGACAGCAACGGGTTTCTGGACGGTGTACGCGACGAGAAGGTACCACTGCTTCTTCGGGCGGTCGTACCAGAGTTTCGCAGCCCCGATGTCGGTTTCCAGGTGCTGTAGGTCGTCGAGATGGGCGTTCCAGCCGTCATACCCGACAGTCATGCGGCCCTGCAGGGTCATCACGGAGACCTGACGTCCAGTTTTGAACGAGTAATCCCGGCCGTAGTGGTATTCGAGGGTCAGGGCTTTGAAGACCGGAGCGTGATCGAGTCCCCGGTAGAGGCGGGGCAGGCGGCGGCCCTTACGGGCCGCTTGCCCCTGGGCGGTTTTCAGGCGGGCGATAGACTGCTTGGTGGTGGTCCAGAGGGTTTTGTAGGCTGCGGAGACCGAATCGCGAACCGAACAGGCCAGCTGGGAGGCCAGACCGTACTCGGCGCGGATATGGGCGTAGCAGCCTTTGTGGATGGCAATGCCACTGGAGGTCTTGCCGTGTTCGAACGCCCACCTGGAAGCGTGATTCTGGGCGGCGCGGTAGGCGGTCGTGA
The DNA window shown above is from Deinococcus aquaticus and carries:
- a CDS encoding RNA-guided endonuclease InsQ/TnpB family protein, with the protein product MNIVRTAKLKLTCSSEQRSRLQAVTTAYRAAQNHASRWAFEHGKTSSGIAIHKGCYAHIRAEYGLASQLACSVRDSVSAAYKTLWTTTKQSIARLKTAQGQAARKGRRLPRLYRGLDHAPVFKALTLEYHYGRDYSFKTGRQVSVMTLQGRMTVGYDGWNAHLDDLQHLETDIGAAKLWYDRPKKQWYLLVAYTVQKPVAVRELKQVVGVDVGQRYHAVTKVMNPGADGTVTMFEGSAHRQKADHYQHLRTKLQAKGTRSARRRLVSISARERRFTAQRNHVLARQIIDANPLALIGMEELAQIRERTERRSNPHASKKQRHANRVRSTWSYAQLRAMVTYKAPLAGSLVIAVDPQYTSQTCPQCTHVSRENRLQGGEQFTCVNCGFAEHADIVGAVNVGLRAWQWKQEQEQQDLSGCLSAIPSREAEDVTLYDAEGGVRSAVEAEGSHKPATSVVGC